Below is a genomic region from Prolixibacteraceae bacterium.
TAAGAAGGTGTATAGGCAATCTGCTTCGACGTTGGAAAGTACTTTTTATGTTGGATCAACTAGGCCTCGTTATATATTTGCTCTAATTGTATTGTTGATGTTTTTGGGGATAATAAAAGTTCGAAAAGTACAAAAAGATTCCATTGCAACTTTGGATAATGAGCAGTGTGAGAGATATAATGAGCAATTGCTGATGGTGGTGAGAGAGAATCTTAAGAATACTTCTTTTACGGTGAATGATTTTGCTAGAGATGTTGGAGTGAGCCGTACTCGTTTATATCAAATGACACATGATTGCTTCCAGGTATCCCCCAAAGTATTTATTCGTAATTTACGTTTAGATAGGGCTGCCTTGCTTTTAGAAACAACAGATGAGCCCATCTATAATATACTTTTTGATGTAGGTTTTGAGAGTCGAGCTTCCTTTAATAAATCATTTAAAGGGCGATTTCTTGCAACACCTTCCGAGTATAGAATGCAGAAAAGGTCTTGTTAAGAAGACCTTTTCATTAAGTTGCGATATCTATATTGCATTGCTCTGTAGATATGTTAACCAGAGGTGTGTTTTATCAATTAAATCATGCAATGAGCTACATCTTTGTGTTTTTCGACTTCGTTAAAAGATAACATCGTTGGGTGAGCTATACATCTATTTTGGTGTCTTGTCTAAACAAAATATGTTGGCAAGCTTTTATATTTCATTCCATAATTCAATTGGTATTACCTTTTTTGTAATTCTATAATCACAACTTCTTGAGGAGATATATTGATTTCTATGGTCTCTCCATATTTGTAATTCGTTTTAAGTGTTTTATCATCAGTATTCAACACAGAGATCGTTTTTAAATTCTTTAATGACTTGTCAGTGCCTATCTCTTTATTCAGAGCTATTCGATATGTTTGTGTTTTGGTGGTGTCTGGATTGTGTATTGAAATGTAACCACCTTTAGATGACCATCCTGTATAACCATACACTTCGTTTTTTCGAGGATCACCTCCATGCATCTGAACGTATTCGAAATATGGGAATACATTTTCTACCCATTTAAGACCTTCAGCAAGGATATCCCAATCTGAAGAGGATAGTTTGGTTGTTTTCAGGTATAGTTCAACAAATCCAGTTCCTCTTGAAAGGTTCATCCACAAATAGTCCTTAAAGGTTTTAGATGATTCTCCCGTTTTAACCTTTTTAGGCTCATGGTTGAAAATGGCATTGATTGGATATTGTGTTTTCTCTTCTACCCAAGTTTGATAGTAAACGCCATCTCTGTAGACTAGCTCTTGAGTTCTGCCAGCACCCTTAGCAGCATCTCCTGCATTAATCATCCATACGGCATCTACACTCATTAGCCACCATGGACTTAGGTAGGCAGCATTTGAAATGACAATATATACATCTGGATTCACTTTCCCCATTTTATTGAAAATCTCAATTAATCGCTCAGTACTTTGAACTAAATAGTAACTTTTTAGCTCATCATATTTGACAGCATTAAGACGTTTATCCGCAGGAGATAGACCATCTGTTTTTAGATATGGTAATTCAGGTAATCCATATGACTTGCCATGAAGGTCAAATTCTCGTCTGTTTAGATGCCCCCAAAGACCATCTAGTTTGAAATAAGAAATACCATCGGATGCGAGGTTAACCATTCGATCTTCTAGAAGCCCCATATATTTAGGACCAGCAAGCGACATGTATTTGTCGAGAGCCTCAAGTCCACTCTTTCTCATTTGTGGAACAGCTCTTTGTGATCCAAAGTTACATCCAGGGCTCATCCATAGGCCTAGTTTACTTCCTTTGTTGATAATATTAGTTTGTGTTGTATGGAAATCATTGTCGAATCTGTTTGTGTTAACAGCCCACATCTCTTTTGACCAATCTTTTTTTGTGTCTTCCCATCCATCATCAATTACATATGCTTTTAAAGGGGTAACCCCTCTCTCTTCTACTAATTCTTGATGTACTTTGTTTGCACTTTTAATAAATTTATCACGAGTTACACCTTGATAGAAGTCGAACCAACTGTTGTACTGTGTTTGGAGTCTAAGAGGCCTGATACGAATCTTATCTATGTATGAGAAGAAAGTTTTTTGAATTGTTCTATTCTTTGATCCTGCGCCAATTACCGCTTTATATGTCGTATAACTTTGACCTTTTGATAGTTTCTTCCCTTGAAGATAGCCACAATAAGCTGTTTGGCTTTTTACAAAATTATATGATCCAGGAAATTCTACGCCGAAGAATAGGTTTGTTCTTTTTGAATAGAGTGGTTGCCCTAGTCCTGGCCTCCATTTAGCTGGACCTTGAGCAGTTAGTTGCTTCTCTTTATATGGCTGATAGATATCATTATTTTTTAATATATCTACATCCACTCTTTCAATAGTAATCTCTTTTTGGGAAGTGATTACAAGATATTTGTGAAAGAAATTATTGCTATCATTAATTAAATAATGTAATTGGATAGATAATTTCTGTGTCTTGTTCTTTAAGAAAAAGATTAGGTGTCTTTTATCTGTGTTATCTACTTTGTAACAAGAGAAGTCTTTGTTGTTGAGGTATATATCTCCAGTGTGACTGTCTACGTCGTTAGACAACCTCAATTGAAAGTCAATAGGATTATCAATAACTAGTTTTTTGTGGGTTAGTTTATTTTGAACTGCAACAGTTGAAACAATACCATCGTCTACTTGGATTGTTCTTTTTATAAAATGATTCTCTATACTGTATTTCTTTGCATATGTAGTTAATGTACAACATAAAAGAAGAATAATGATAATGTGTTTTGTTTTCATTTATAAAGATTTGATTATTTACTTAGTTAATACAAACTTTTAAATTTTATGGTTATAATAGATTATCAAGACGTGTTTTTAATGTGTTTGTTTGTCCAAGTATTTGATAGCTAGGTCTTATATTAGGTGTTGTTTGTTTGTGTCGTGTTCGTATGGTCATAGTGTTGTCATATGAAGTTAGATTGATTTGATTCTCGTTTGGTGTGTCGAGATTGTTGGTTTGAGAGTTAATTTGGAATTTATTTCATATAAAAATATGGAGATAGATAAAACTGAGCTCTGTTGTGATGCATATTTTGACTGTTATATTCTACTAGGTAGCTCTAGTAGGTGAGTTAAGATTAATTCAATGCGTGTAGGATGTTGGGGGTGTCGAGTTCGGTAATTTTTTAGGACGGTATAAGATTAACTTAGCAATACTCCCTTGTATAACCTCCTAATTGACACAAAAAAAGGATATTCAATCAATGTTGAATATCCTACTTTAATAGATGTTACGTTAATTGAGAATACTATGGAACTTTAACCGTAGTTTTTTGTTTGTGATTATGTAGTAATTCTTTTATTTCTGTAATCTTTTCAAGTTCTGGGAATACTTCAAATAATAATGATTCTGCGGAATCAGAATCAATAGAAAGAGCCTTTTTAAGATTCTGATGCCCCGTACTTAATTGATGATCAATATATGCGTATGCAGATAGTGCATATAGTATTTCTACATCATTGGGAATAAATGTTTTTGATCTATTAAGGGTATCAACAGCCATTGCTGTCTGATCGTAATGATGGTAGAAGGAAGCCATCTCAGTCCATACTTCCGTTTCATGTGGTGAAAGTGAAATGGCTTTTTCAAAAGCATATTCCGCTTCTTCGTAGTGATTTAATACTAACGATACTTTTCCAATTGATATCCAATAGTCAGAAATATCAGGGTTAATGTTTACCGTTTGTTTTAAGAACGTCATGCATTGATCGTAATCCTCCGTTAGGAGTAGTATTAATGCGCCACCATACCATGCACAGTCATTGGTAGCATTGATCTTTATTGCCTGCTTATATGAATTTAAAGCCTCACGATACTCTCTTTTATTAAAATAACAATCTGCAATATAACAATAAGCTTCATCTGATTCTGAATCAAGCTCTATATAGTCTTTATATGCTTGTATCGCTTCATCATACAGGTACTGATTCGCAAGGATGTTGGCTTTGTTGAATAGTGCTGCAGTATGTTTGTCATTGATAGCAAGAGCATATTCATATGCTTCAAGTGCTTCATCTTGTTTCTGTTCGTGGTTTAATGCAATTCCTAAATTGAACCATACAGATGTATTATAAGGGTCGAGTTCTAGGTAGTGTTTATATGCCCATATTGCTTTTTTATAATTCTCTATTTTATCATAACAGTAAGCGAGATCATAAATTGCATTGGTGTTTTTGGGATTGTTCTTTACTGCTCCTCGAAAGAATAATATGGCATTATGATAGTCAAGTACTTGCTCATAAGCATATCCAATATTAAAAAGCACCTCATCTAGATGTTCACTTTCGCAATGGAAGGTATGTTCAAAATATTTTTTTGCTCTGTCTCCATCATTCTTGTTTAAGTATCCTGTTCCAACTAAATAGTATAATTCTGCATTAGATGGTTCAAACTTCATACAGTGTTTGGCAAGAGAGATTGCTTCATCTATTTGACCTAGATTAAATATAATTTGAGACTTTTTTATCCATAGAGGAATGGCTCCATCATGTTGTCTATTTGCATATTCAACAACTCTTAAAGAGTTTGATAGTTGATTCTTCTGGATAAAGTAGTCAATGAAGTTTTCATATTGATCTACATCATAATAGATTGCATCACCTTGATTAAGACGACGAATGAGTTCATGTGCTTCTTTTGCACACGACCCTGATCGTTGGTTGTTGTTGGTTTCTTGTTCCATGCTTAATCATTTTGAACATACTACACCATAGAAATTCCCTCTATATCATTTGACTCCAGTTTATAGTCAAGGTTGGTGTTGATGACTATTATTGAAATGATATAGAAGGATCCTCTATATATAGTTAAATGTTAAAAAAATCCCTTATTTTGCTATCAAATATAACGAGAACGATTTGTTTTCCAACAAAAAAATGAAAAAAACTACAATTGGTGCTCTTTTCTAAGTAAATCGTTGACTTCTTTGACGGGAGAGAAGGTTGATAATGGAACTTCAACGAAAATGGTACTCCAATTTGCCATTGCACCATTCCATAAACCAGGCAATTCTAATGCTTTTAGTTGACGACCATTCTTTGATTTATGTGATATAAAACCAGTTTCAGGATCAATGAAGTTTTTTAGATTAAAGTTATTGCCATGATAGTCTCGAGTGTAGCATACTAAATCAACAGGATTGAAATGAGTCGCTCCATTTATAAGGGTTTGTTGTTGATAATCATTATGATCCATCTGACTACTCTCTACGATTTGTAAAGAAAAAATATTATGATTGTTTTTTGCCCAAAATGGTCCTCCACCTGGCTCTCCTTCATTTTTAACCATACCACATACTCTAATAGGTCGGTTTAGAATAGTGTAAATAAGATCTTTTTTCTTATTGAATTCTAATTGAGGATAATCTTCTGGTAAAATGACACATAATTTATTTAATACATAGTTTTCTAAAATAGAAATATTATTAGTGCTTATTTTGTTATCATCAAATTTCCTTAGCCAACTAAAAATTGTATCTCTCTCTTTTAAGAGTACTCCAGCTAATAATTTTTTATAGGTCGTGGTATCTTCTGAACGATCTTCTACTGTTACATTATCAATGTTCTTTATGAAAATCATCTCTGCATCGAGATCATCTAAATTCTCGATTAAAGCACCATGTCCGCCTGGTCTGAATAGATGAGTTCCATCATCATTGATAAATGGGGTGTTGTCGGGATTAACGGCTATGGTGTCAGTCGATTTTTTTTGAGTTGAGAAAGTGATGTCATACTTAACGTCATATTTCTTTTCAAAAACAGGAACAGTGCTTTGTGTGAGTTCTTTAAATATTGATTGATGTTCAGGGCTAACAGTGAAGTGGATTGCACAGTGTCTGTTTTTGTCCATTCCATAATGAGCTGCTTCAAAAAGATGCTCTTCAAGAGGAGTGCGAACTTCATCTTCATATAGATGAAATTTTAGAACCCCTTTAGGGAGGTTGCCATAGTTCAGTCCTTTTGAAGTTAAAAGAGAATCTATAATTTCTAAAGCGAGAGTGTCACTTAGGTTATCGATGTCAATATTAGCTGCTGCTGGATGTATATCACATAGTTCTTTAAAGAAGGCAAACTTTGTTAAGTTTGAAAAAAAAGCAGATGTTTTTGAATCGTTTAGATCGAGACTCTTTCCTGTTTCAAGTTGTTCTTTTAATTCAAAAAGATGTTTGAACATCCTTGTCGCTGCTCCTGAAGCAGGAACAAATTTCTCAACTTTAAGTCCACGCCCTATTTCATTTTGGTAATACAAAATGTTATTCTTTACTTCTGTGTTATCATACTTGCGGATTCCATCTCCAATAGTTGCACTTTTTTTAAGTACAATACTAGGAAAACCATCAATAAATTGTTGTAATTGATGTTGAATCTGCTTTTCTGAGACGAGAGAATTTTGATCGGTA
It encodes:
- a CDS encoding alpha-galactosidase, producing the protein MKTKHIIIILLLCCTLTTYAKKYSIENHFIKRTIQVDDGIVSTVAVQNKLTHKKLVIDNPIDFQLRLSNDVDSHTGDIYLNNKDFSCYKVDNTDKRHLIFFLKNKTQKLSIQLHYLINDSNNFFHKYLVITSQKEITIERVDVDILKNNDIYQPYKEKQLTAQGPAKWRPGLGQPLYSKRTNLFFGVEFPGSYNFVKSQTAYCGYLQGKKLSKGQSYTTYKAVIGAGSKNRTIQKTFFSYIDKIRIRPLRLQTQYNSWFDFYQGVTRDKFIKSANKVHQELVEERGVTPLKAYVIDDGWEDTKKDWSKEMWAVNTNRFDNDFHTTQTNIINKGSKLGLWMSPGCNFGSQRAVPQMRKSGLEALDKYMSLAGPKYMGLLEDRMVNLASDGISYFKLDGLWGHLNRREFDLHGKSYGLPELPYLKTDGLSPADKRLNAVKYDELKSYYLVQSTERLIEIFNKMGKVNPDVYIVISNAAYLSPWWLMSVDAVWMINAGDAAKGAGRTQELVYRDGVYYQTWVEEKTQYPINAIFNHEPKKVKTGESSKTFKDYLWMNLSRGTGFVELYLKTTKLSSSDWDILAEGLKWVENVFPYFEYVQMHGGDPRKNEVYGYTGWSSKGGYISIHNPDTTKTQTYRIALNKEIGTDKSLKNLKTISVLNTDDKTLKTNYKYGETIEINISPQEVVIIELQKR
- a CDS encoding tetratricopeptide repeat protein, which gives rise to MEQETNNNQRSGSCAKEAHELIRRLNQGDAIYYDVDQYENFIDYFIQKNQLSNSLRVVEYANRQHDGAIPLWIKKSQIIFNLGQIDEAISLAKHCMKFEPSNAELYYLVGTGYLNKNDGDRAKKYFEHTFHCESEHLDEVLFNIGYAYEQVLDYHNAILFFRGAVKNNPKNTNAIYDLAYCYDKIENYKKAIWAYKHYLELDPYNTSVWFNLGIALNHEQKQDEALEAYEYALAINDKHTAALFNKANILANQYLYDEAIQAYKDYIELDSESDEAYCYIADCYFNKREYREALNSYKQAIKINATNDCAWYGGALILLLTEDYDQCMTFLKQTVNINPDISDYWISIGKVSLVLNHYEEAEYAFEKAISLSPHETEVWTEMASFYHHYDQTAMAVDTLNRSKTFIPNDVEILYALSAYAYIDHQLSTGHQNLKKALSIDSDSAESLLFEVFPELEKITEIKELLHNHKQKTTVKVP
- a CDS encoding DUF4301 family protein encodes the protein MMTNKLTDQNSLVSEKQIQHQLQQFIDGFPSIVLKKSATIGDGIRKYDNTEVKNNILYYQNEIGRGLKVEKFVPASGAATRMFKHLFELKEQLETGKSLDLNDSKTSAFFSNLTKFAFFKELCDIHPAAANIDIDNLSDTLALEIIDSLLTSKGLNYGNLPKGVLKFHLYEDEVRTPLEEHLFEAAHYGMDKNRHCAIHFTVSPEHQSIFKELTQSTVPVFEKKYDVKYDITFSTQKKSTDTIAVNPDNTPFINDDGTHLFRPGGHGALIENLDDLDAEMIFIKNIDNVTVEDRSEDTTTYKKLLAGVLLKERDTIFSWLRKFDDNKISTNNISILENYVLNKLCVILPEDYPQLEFNKKKDLIYTILNRPIRVCGMVKNEGEPGGGPFWAKNNHNIFSLQIVESSQMDHNDYQQQTLINGATHFNPVDLVCYTRDYHGNNFNLKNFIDPETGFISHKSKNGRQLKALELPGLWNGAMANWSTIFVEVPLSTFSPVKEVNDLLRKEHQL